ATGCATGCGGTTTAAACAACGTAAAAAGGTCGATTTTCCGCAACCGCTTGGTCCAATAATGGCCAGAACCTGATGCAGAGCAATATTCATGGAGATGTGAAAAAGAGACTGTTTTTTACCAAACCAGACATTTAAGTCATGGATTTCAAAAGCGAACGGTCCACCGGGATTGGGATCAGAGTTAGAAAAAGAAAAAGGATAGGAAAAAAAACTCTTGGTTGTCATGGTTAAGTGGTTTTTCTTAAAAGAACACGGAGAGAAAAATGGAGCAAGAATATCAATGAAAGAAGTATGAGAGCACTTGCCCAGGCTTCTTTATGCCATTGTTCATAGGGAGAAATGGCGTATTCGAATATGAGTAAGGGAAGTGCAGATACCGGTTCGTTAAGCCTGAAGGTCCAGTATTGGTTACCAAAGGCGGTAAAGAGCAATGGGGCGGTTTCTCCTGCAATTCGGGCAAGTGCGACAAGAATCCCAGATAAAATTCCCTGTTTTGCAGTTTCAAGCATGATGTAGCAGATGACTTTCCATTTTCTTATCCCCAAGGCTAAAGCAGCATCCCGAAGCTCCTTGGGAACAAGGAGGAGTGCATCTTCTGTTGTCCTACAGACTATAGGAACAAATATTAGACTTAAGGCGACTGCTGCGGCTATCGCTGAAAATCCGTGCATGGGAATAACGATCCAACTGTAAACTATTATTCCAATAACGATCGAAGGTGTACTGTTAAAAAAATCTGCAGAGAATCGAACAATTTTTTTTAGGGTATCATTCCCATATTCGCAGATAAAAATTCCGCTCAGAATCCCAATCGGAGTGCCTATAAAAAAAGTCAGTCCCATGAGAATCAGTGTTCCAATGATGGCATTAGCTATCCCTCCATCTTTTTCTCCAATTGGTTTAGGGAGCTGAGTGAAGAAATCAAAGTCAAGAGAAGAGGCTCCAGATTTAAAGAGAAAAACAAGAATGAAAAGAAAAGGAACGATAACGCATAAAGCTGAAAAAACGCAAAACAACTTAACGAAAATATCTTTGAGTTTTCTTAATAGATAAAATGTGTTCATGATAAAGAAGAGGTTGTATTCATTCTTTCTTTGCCCAGCAGCTTCGTTAAATCGAGTGGTTCTATTCCATGAATGAGAATTTGGGCTAGAATATTTACGACGATTGTTATTGCTCCAAGAATCAAGGCTATTTCGTAAAGTGCACTCAAATGGAGTTTAGATATTGATTCAGCAAATTCATTAGCGAGTACACTGGATAAGGTATAGGCTGGAGAAAACAAGGAAAGAGAAATTTCAGGTTTGTTCCCGATAACCATCGTTACGGCCATCGCTTCACCTATCGCCCTTCCAAGACCAAGGATAGCGGCTCCTAAAAGACCCCTTTTGATGAAAGGCAATATACCGATTCGAATTGATTCCCATTGAGTCGATCCCAGTGCGAATACCGCTTCCTTATATACAGGGGAGATCGATTTAATCATTTCTATAGCCATTGAGATCATTATGGGCAGAATCATAATCGTAATGATAAGACAACCCGATAGCATACTGACGCCATAAAAATCTCCCTGAAAGAGAGGCAAAAATCCTAAATTTCTTTTAAGAAAAGGGACGATGTATTTTTGCAACAAGGGAATAAGTTCAAAAATGGCCCATAGTCCCCAGATCACGCTGGGAACAGCAGACATGATCTGTATAAGCATGATGAGGGGTTTTTGAATCCATTGAGGAGAAAATTCAGTGAGAAAAAGAGCTGTTCCCAACCCTAGAAAAGAGGCAAGGATTAAAGAAAAACCAGCTGACATGGCTGTTCCATAAAGAAATGGCAAAGCTCCAAAGTAGCCTGAAACAGGATTCCAGTCATGATTAAATAAAAAATAGAGGCCGAACTTTGTAACGGTTGGAAGACAATTAATAAATAATTTTTGGGCTGCGAAGACAAGCAGGAAAGGAAGAGAAAAAGCGCAGAGATAAACTAAAATAACAAAAAAATAGTCCTGTAATTGCTGTTTTAATTTTCTCATGCAATTTTAAGAATGTTGCTTTTTTAGATTGGGCATCGAAAAGTTAAATTTCCTCCTGTTTTCATCTTTATTTATTTTTAATAGGCTATTGGGCAGAAGTCATTTTTTTTATTCCGATGAAAATTCACAACTCTCCATTTCCAAAAAAGATCTGAAAGGGGACTTTTCCCTGTTAATGATTCAAGAACGGTTAAAACTTTCTGTCTGAGAGGTTGGGGGAGAGGAGAATAATCTAAGGGAAGTGCATAAGCTTGTCCCTCAGTTAAGGCCCAAGACAAGAATTGGCAGAGATAATCGATTGTGAGCCTGTGCGGGGTGTGACTATTCAATAGTATCCATGTTAGCCCTGCAATGGGATATGCTCCGGGCTGAGAAGAATCCGTTAACGAAATGCGCAAATCATCGCTATCGAAAACTGCAGGAAATGATTGAACGACGCTTCTAATCGAAGGTAACACGTATTGGCCGCAGCGGTTTTTTATGGCAGCCATGGGGAAGTTATTTTGAACTGCATAAGCCAGTTCAAGATAACCGATAGATCCTTGAATCGTTTTGATTGCAGCGGCAACTCCGGCATTTCCTTTAGCTCCTATACCCATCGGCCATTGAACAGCGGTACCCTTCCCGGTATTTTTAGCCCAGCTTGGGCTGATCTTGGAGAGATACTCAGTAAAAATGTAGGTTGTTCCACTTCCATCGGATCTATGGATAATCACAATAGGAAGATTGGGTAGTGGGGATTGAGGATTTAATGCTGCGATCCGAGCATCGTTCCACCGGGAAATATTTCCTAGAAAAATGTCTCCAATAGTATCCTTGTCTAAATAAAGCGTGGTGATTTTAGGCAAATTAAAAGCGATGACTACAGCACCGGCTACGGTAGGAATATGGATTATTCTGTTTTGTTTGCCAGAAATCAAGATATCGGGGATAGGGCTATCGGAACCGGCAAAATCAATTGTTTGATTCAGTAATTGCTGTATGCCTCCACCCGAACCGATAGGTTGGTAATTGAAATGAATGGAGGGCTTAATTTTTGCATATTCGAAAAACCATTTCGAATAGAGAGGATAAGGAAAACTGCCCCCAGCACCGTTGAGTGTCAGATAATCATTGCTATGGGAGCTGACCAGTCCATTCATAAACAGCAAATAGGGAAGAATTAAAATTCCAAGAAAGATAGAAAGTTTTTGAAAAAAAGGCATCTTATTTATCCACTTTTGTGGATTTATTTGTTTTGTCTAATTACCTAGAAATAGTTTAGAACCATCGATAGCTATGAAATGCATTTATTATGACAATGTTTTCTTTGAAATCCAAATAAAAATTAGGATCGTCTTTGGGTTCAATGGATAACCCAAAAGGCTTGTTCTGTGGAGCTGTTCAAGTTTTTTAAATTTATTGGAAATAAGAATAGTCAATCGCTACGTGAATATGTAAAAGAAAAAAGTAAGGACAAAAGGGAATGTAAAAAAGTTTATCTATGATTAAGGAAAACAAGAAGGAAGATCTGTTGTTAGAAAAAAAAAGCCTATTGATTGTTGTAGAAGCAGATCCAGAAAAAAGCCCTCGTTTTGCCGAAGCTTTGAGAGTTGCAGCAGGATTAAGCATGCATCCCCGTTTGTCAGTGAACCTTGTTTTAAAAGCGGATATTTTAAACGATTTAAATGAAGGAAGGTCAGCTTTATGGGTGGATTCAGATATTATTGAGTCGTCTTGGATGGATTTAAAGGAAAATGGATGTCGTATTTTTTCGGCATCCCCTCAAGATGAACGGTTCGATTGTCTCATTCAGTTTGATTGTTAATATGCCTATGGAAATCGAAAATTATATTTTTCAGCAGCAGCAGGTAGTAGAATCAGCTCTTAGAAAATTTGTTACCGAGAAGTCAAAAAAGCCTCGCATTCTTCACGAAGCCATTGATTATTGCTTATTTTCCGGAGGAAAGAGATTAAGGCCCATTCTTTGTTTGGCCGGAGCACATACAGTCTGTCTAAAAAGTGATTGTGCACTTCCCCTGGCTTGTGCCGTTGAATGTATCCATACCTATTCTTTGGTCCATGATGATCTGCCCAGTATGGATAACGATGATTTCAGAAGGGGAAAACCCTCTCTTCATAAAATTTATGGCGAAGCGCTGGCTATTCTTACAGGCGATGCTTTGCTTGCCCTTGCCTTTGAAATAGCCAGTTTATGTTCTCCGGTAGGAAAGAATTATCCCGTTTCTCAAATGATCTGGGAGTTAGCAAGAACCGCTGGGAGCCGAGCATTAGTTGGAGGCCAAGCTGCTGACTTAGAAGCAGAAGGCAAAGAAATTGGATTAAATCAACTTCGATACATCCATTGCAGAAAAACTGCTGCATTAATTACTACTTCTTTGCGTTTAGGTGCAATGGCTGCAGATGCCGACAAGAAAACTTTGAACCTCATCACTCGATATGGGAGATCTTTAGGGCTCGCTTTCCAGATTATCGACGATATTCTTGATGTTACCCAAACGACCGAGGTCTTGGGGAAAAGTGCAGGAAAGGATCAAAAGGCTCAGAAAGCAACATATCCAAGAATAATGGGACTTGAATATTCCAAAAAAGCTGCAGAATTTTATACCCAAAAAGCCCTTTGCTATGCTTCTATGCTTGGGGAGAAAGGGAAACTGCTCTCTGATCTTGCTAACTTTTTGCTGACAAGGAAAAAATAAAATTTTATTCAGCTCCTCGAAAGCCAGCTGGTGTACACCGAAAACATGAAAAATGAACTTGAGAGTTTTGACTGAAAATCGCAACAATGAGAAATGAATGTAAAATTTCTATATCTTCAGAAAAGATTTTTCGTTCCAGTTGTGTTGATTTTCTCTTTTTTAGTTTTTGCCCCTTTTCTTAAAGCCGAGGATGATTTTTTTTCTGCAAAACCTTTTCAACCGACTGATGATGAAAAAATAACTACATTGCCCTCTGGATTAAAATATATCGATTATGTGGTCGGATCGGGCAATGCGGTTGCTCCAGGCAAAAGGGTTACCCTTAATTATGTGGGCAAGTTGGAGGACGGGAAGGTTTTTGATAGCTCTCTTGCGAGGGGAAAGCCTTTTAGCTTTGTACTTGGTGTAAGCCGTATGATCAAAGGATGGGAAG
The DNA window shown above is from Methylacidiphilum caldifontis and carries:
- the pstA gene encoding phosphate ABC transporter permease PstA yields the protein MNTFYLLRKLKDIFVKLFCVFSALCVIVPFLFILVFLFKSGASSLDFDFFTQLPKPIGEKDGGIANAIIGTLILMGLTFFIGTPIGILSGIFICEYGNDTLKKIVRFSADFFNSTPSIVIGIIVYSWIVIPMHGFSAIAAAVALSLIFVPIVCRTTEDALLLVPKELRDAALALGIRKWKVICYIMLETAKQGILSGILVALARIAGETAPLLFTAFGNQYWTFRLNEPVSALPLLIFEYAISPYEQWHKEAWASALILLSLIFLLHFSLRVLLRKTT
- the pstC gene encoding phosphate ABC transporter permease subunit PstC — its product is MRKLKQQLQDYFFVILVYLCAFSLPFLLVFAAQKLFINCLPTVTKFGLYFLFNHDWNPVSGYFGALPFLYGTAMSAGFSLILASFLGLGTALFLTEFSPQWIQKPLIMLIQIMSAVPSVIWGLWAIFELIPLLQKYIVPFLKRNLGFLPLFQGDFYGVSMLSGCLIITIMILPIMISMAIEMIKSISPVYKEAVFALGSTQWESIRIGILPFIKRGLLGAAILGLGRAIGEAMAVTMVIGNKPEISLSLFSPAYTLSSVLANEFAESISKLHLSALYEIALILGAITIVVNILAQILIHGIEPLDLTKLLGKERMNTTSSLS
- the pstS gene encoding phosphate ABC transporter substrate-binding protein PstS, producing MPFFQKLSIFLGILILPYLLFMNGLVSSHSNDYLTLNGAGGSFPYPLYSKWFFEYAKIKPSIHFNYQPIGSGGGIQQLLNQTIDFAGSDSPIPDILISGKQNRIIHIPTVAGAVVIAFNLPKITTLYLDKDTIGDIFLGNISRWNDARIAALNPQSPLPNLPIVIIHRSDGSGTTYIFTEYLSKISPSWAKNTGKGTAVQWPMGIGAKGNAGVAAAIKTIQGSIGYLELAYAVQNNFPMAAIKNRCGQYVLPSIRSVVQSFPAVFDSDDLRISLTDSSQPGAYPIAGLTWILLNSHTPHRLTIDYLCQFLSWALTEGQAYALPLDYSPLPQPLRQKVLTVLESLTGKSPLSDLFWKWRVVNFHRNKKNDFCPIAY
- a CDS encoding polyprenyl synthetase family protein; this translates as MNGSIVSFSLIVNMPMEIENYIFQQQQVVESALRKFVTEKSKKPRILHEAIDYCLFSGGKRLRPILCLAGAHTVCLKSDCALPLACAVECIHTYSLVHDDLPSMDNDDFRRGKPSLHKIYGEALAILTGDALLALAFEIASLCSPVGKNYPVSQMIWELARTAGSRALVGGQAADLEAEGKEIGLNQLRYIHCRKTAALITTSLRLGAMAADADKKTLNLITRYGRSLGLAFQIIDDILDVTQTTEVLGKSAGKDQKAQKATYPRIMGLEYSKKAAEFYTQKALCYASMLGEKGKLLSDLANFLLTRKK
- a CDS encoding FKBP-type peptidyl-prolyl cis-trans isomerase is translated as MNVKFLYLQKRFFVPVVLIFSFLVFAPFLKAEDDFFSAKPFQPTDDEKITTLPSGLKYIDYVVGSGNAVAPGKRVTLNYVGKLEDGKVFDSSLARGKPFSFVLGVSRMIKGWEEGVSTMKEGGKRRLIIPPSLGYGTEGVEDIIPPNATLIFDIEVLKVE